A stretch of Mobula birostris isolate sMobBir1 chromosome 2, sMobBir1.hap1, whole genome shotgun sequence DNA encodes these proteins:
- the LOC140193942 gene encoding kelch repeat and BTB domain-containing protein 11: MTCLQPGTADIHQQLMDRSNRDFPAVSLQGKENLETRVLGAAGNPCPGPDRDGLRGCKLQDGQAPVMDGVGRNEMLGQQSGESRCLELGDLQQLHTGQLRGSSWQSTGQSCTKVGTHPTADGTERTDVSTDEVVGEALQHIHIQDLQQQDEREPVPATCGFSSSLCFAADGGEQEAMVEAEDGGEQVVDSQRQINNGGLQEEGEAPHWSLEPSGGPGDATGRGGSAHPEPDLVIEVAGCRIRAHKVVLCARSEYFRARRSRQVVRVRGVGLPAMRALLDHAYGAQLRAPTVDGGEDVDPEGAAALLAAAHTLQMPGAARAAVRALREQLGVRTCGQLLALAKRQRVPELGELALSYMSDHYLEVLRDPAVYGRLSAAERELIVKRRESGGTGVCRLVAAELSDVYERSGTGSRPASRESSRPQSPCSPERPPEPGEGGDADARWLYTLEEDACEWRRLSRVPAEGATGVRGSAVCALHNYLFLAGGTRGRGSAARPSPRVFTFNPATGDWAEVRAMGQARSQLALAALDGLLYAVGGECVLGVERYDPRADRWRAVAPLPRGAFAVGPEAVACGGRLYLTGGSLSGRLLTYEPRRDEWEECPGSPGTGTGGRAAGLLYRPPWLYRLELDRELRALGFLRYNTAARLWDRLGLALGPGSAFPTLTQPFRCALRGPNLYCVGRVSGLRMRMPGDMGDGGEQGYRPLPGCPQAQGPLAPVFLTVPEKPQERP, from the coding sequence ATGACCTGCCTTCAACCAGGAACGGCAGACATTCACCAACAGCTGATGGATCGCTCCAACCGGGACTTCCCAGCTGTCTCGTTGCAGGGGAAGGAGAACTTGGAGACCCGGGTGCTGGGAGCGGCGGGGAACCCGTGCCCAGGACCTGACCGCGATGGGCTGCGGGGATGTAAGCTCCAAGACGGTCAGGCTCCAGTCATGGACGGCGTCGGCAGAAATGAAATGTTGGGACAGCAGAGTGGCGAAAGCAGATGCCTGGAACTTGGTGACCTGCAACAGCTCCACACAGGACAGCTGCGGGGAAGCAGTTGGCAAAGCACAGGGCAGTCATGCACCAAGGTGGGCACGCACCCGACGGCAGATGGGACCGAGCGAACAGATGTGAGCACGGATGAGGTGGTGGGTGAGGCGTTGCAGCACATCCACATCCAGGACCTCCAGCAGCAGGATGAACGGGAGCCCGTTCCTGCCACTTGCGGCTTCAGCTCTTCGCTCTGCTTCGCAGCGGACGGGGGCGAGCAGGAGGCGATGGTGGAGGCGGAGGATGGgggagagcaggtggtggacagcCAGCGACAGATTAACAACGGTGGGCTGCAGGAGGAGGGGGAGGCACCTCACTGGAGCCTGGAGCCGAGCGGAGGGCCAGGAGACGCGACAGGCAGGGGCGGGAGCGCGCACCCCGAGCCCGATCTGGTGATTGAAGTGGCGGGCTGCCGGATTCGGGCGCATAAAGTGGTGCTGTGCGCGCGCAGCGAGTACTTCCGTGCGCGGCGCTCGCGGCAGGTGGTGCGTGTTCGTGGGGTGGGCCTGCCGGCCATGCGCGCGCTTCTGGACCATGCCTACGGTGCGCAGCTGCGCGCACCCACGGTGGACGGCGGGGAGGACGTGGATCCTGAGGGAGCGGCCGCGCTGCTAGCCGCCGCGCATACACTGCAGATGCCGGGGGCGGCGCGGGCCGCGGTGCGCGCGCTGCGGGAGCAGCTGGGCGTGCGCACGTGTGGCCAGCTGCTGGCGCTAGCCAAGCGGCAGCGCGTCCCCGAATTAGGCGAGCTCGCTCTCAGCTACATGAGCGACCACTACCTGGAGGTGCTGCGCGACCCCGCCGTCTACGGCCGCCTGAGCGCCGCTGAGCGCGAGCTGATCGTGAAGCGCAGGGAGTCCGGTGGCACTGGAGTGTGCCGCCTGGTCGCAGCCGAGCTCAGCGACGTGTACGAACGTTCGGGAACGGGGAGTCGGCCGGCCAGCCGGGAGAGCAGCCGCCCGCAAAGCCCGTGCAGCCCAGAGCGCCCTCCCGAGCCGGGAGAGGGCGGGGACGCGGACGCGCGTTGGCTCTACACCCTGGAGGAAGACGCGTGTGAGTGGCGAAGGTTGAGTCGCGTGCCCGCGGAGGGGGCGACCGGGGTGCGCGGGTCCGCCGTGTGCGCGCTCCATAACTACCTCTTCCTGGCGGGCGGGACGCGGGGCCGTGGGTCAGCAGCGCGCCCCTCCCCTCGAGTTTTCACTTTCAACCCGGCCACTGGCGACTGGGCCGAGGTGCGGGCCATGGGCCAGGCGCGCTCCCAATTGGCACTGGCCGCCCTCGACGGGCTGCTTTACGCAGTAGGCGGCGAATGCGTGCTCGGGGTCGAGCGCTACGACCCGCGCGCAGACCGTTGGCGTGCCGTCGCCCCACTCCCGCGCGGCGCCTTCGCCGTGGGACCCGAGGCAGTGGCGTGCGGTGGTCGCCTCTACCTGACCGGGGGCTCGCTGTCTGGTCGTCTGCTAACATACGAGCCGCGGCGGGACGAGTGGGAGGAGTGCCCGGGAAGTCCCGGAACCGGGACTGGGGGCCGGGCGGCGGGTCTCCTCTACCGACCGCCCTGGCTCTACCGTCTAGAGTTGGACCGCGAGCTGCGCGCCCTCGGCTTCCTGCGCTACAACACGGCGGCGCGCCTTTGGGACCGTCTGGGGTTGGCGCTGGGTCCGGGCTCCGCGTTCCCCACCCTCACCCAGCCCTTCCGCTGCGCACTGCGCGGACCCAACCTCTACTGCGTGGGGCGTGTGTCCGGGCTCCGGATGCGGATGCCTGGGGACATGGGCGACGGGGGTGAGCAGGGCTATCGACCCCTCCCCGGCTGCCCCCAGGCACAGGGGCCCCTCGCCCCCGTCTTTCTGACCGTACCCGAGAAGCCGCAGGAACGGCCGTGA